In the Necator americanus strain Aroian chromosome X, whole genome shotgun sequence genome, gattcccgtccGAGTTAATTCTGAGTTACAGTTAATTCCTGCTAATTCGGCATTCAAATCACTGACCAAGTGCTCgcggtcgacccccatcaacAACGATGTCAAGCTGTGGGTCTGCTTGACCGTAATTTGTCCCACCATGATGTGCGGATTGGAGCTTTGGGCAGCGGGTGATGGAAAGCTTAACAACATTGAGCGAAAGCTGTTTATACAATTGTTGAGCTACTTTCTCCGatggtgtgccataacgaagaacgtTACTCGGAAAGTGGTATGATGTGCTGGCGGATGACtcgtgaaaaacaaaattttgcctctccttctgaagtagtcacaAAGAACCGTGTTCGCTTCTCTAGTCAGGTTTCAAAGAGATCGTCGGATCATCTTGTTCAAGTTGTCCTGAGGATTCTTCAAGAACCAAACCGAAATCAGAGTCAAGCGTGCgttaaaaatttcttagtagcaggtcgtaagaggggtgtcGGAGCAGGAGGCGGTCGTAAGGTTTGTCtaaagacgagaaaaaaatgaagagagcaagACAAAAAAGACAAGGTGTTGGtcgatttcaaataaacacataTCAAGGGATGCaaaatactagaaaaatagatggcgtgaagttttcttcaaagatttCGCTGGTATAATTCCACACCTTTTGGTCTGGGACTAGTTTGGGAAAAAGcaatgaattgaagtgaatttcatgctATGAAGACTTGGAGCGATTTGTAGAGAGATACATCTTCTATATTCCTATAAAGTTTAGTGTTTCTAGCTTTCccggtttttttgaaacctaatTGAGTAAAATTCTGAATCTTGCTTGAAATTTCCGAGttcttctcaactagcttttgagagaaccagaagacctacagagaccaaaatttgcagttatggggtttccttgatgctctatcgAAATGTACCAATATATCGAATTTTTTCAATCGCTCTACCGTAATCTCGCAACTTGGAAAGTGcgaaattccaaattttcggCCGATCTGTATGTATTCGAAATTtgtatgacttcaaacaaagtccAATGACACTGCTCCtagtttgcaaaaattgaacTCGGTTTGAAGTGTGTTATAGAAGAGAATCTTTGCAATtgtaattcattttcatttccttccaggttgttttctttctctcaaaagaaaaatgataaatttaTTAACTtgttctcaactagctttcaaaaaaaaacagaggatccatgaaaaagatattttatttcatggtaaaaaaagaatccgaccagtccagcagtaatttccgaTCAGGGCCTGGCTCTATTCACTGAAATGATCTCCAAATAACAGTTATATGCGGCAAACAGTGTTTtaagtaaaatttcaaaaaaatgccggtgaaatgtttttctcagtaatttttttcggttttgcagAAATCAAGATTCCGACGGGGATCGAACTATTCATTGCCTCCAATCACTGTCAATGAGTAAAATCGTCTGTAGGAAGTAAAAAATGGTGAGAAAATGCCTTTAGAATGCGTTCTGCTTCAgtattacttcttttttccacttcgcAGAAATGGGACAATTCCGGTGGGGATCGAACTTTCATccgttcgttttcattttcgatgagtaaaattgtgcgCAAATAGTACGAAACAGTGTAAAAATGGTTTTATAGTGTTTTCTCTGTTGCTCTCACTCGCACCACTCTATATTAGTGTccattatataataatagtatttatTAGTGTTTGCTATATTACATAACTTAGATTTATTCATTAACCGTCCAGTTTGTTTCTTTGATCCTCTTTACTATAattaaccagtctgaacgtccggctaaagccggacttcagagtTTCCATCGTGTTCGATTCGATCCTCTTCACTTATcagtgaaaattaatagtaatgGCGTCTGTGAAATCAGATTTCTGTTATACAAACAACGCTTTGTTCCTCtttttaataacaaataaaggcaaaagattagatggatttccttctaaacgcgtcagttctacatttggagaatattcaaacatcagcttcaaacactccttcgatgaaATACAATATAGCGCTAATTGAAagcatttctcaaaattgtcaaagaatgatgttttaacgtaaGATGACGTGAACActatcatcgtactgataaagataacgttccacgtcagatcaggTAAACCGTCGGCTACTATTTaggcagccgtttgcatggtGTTTCCACTTCTTGAAGAATGCATGTTACCAAGATGAGGCAGACCTACAAGGAAACATATACACGGAGCAGTCATAGAAACGAAACGCAACACGGGCAGTGGCACCGATTATGAAGCGGTCGTAACACCATCCACCCTACGCAggatgcacacgaagttattgcgcaccaatcatAGAAGCCATCGCACCCCTTCCATAGCTATCCGGCACcggggcaccaactcgacgccgtgggacccatcgCACACCATTATAAAGCTTTGTGGTACCGGCGCtacaatccgacgccgtgggacccatcgCACACCATTATAAAGCTTTGTGGTACCGGCGCtacaatccgacgccgtgggacccgtcgcaccccctttttggaatttcgtgactgacacacacacacacacacacgacagAATCAGCTTCTAATATACTAGCTATACACTAGTCTGATCGTCCGGTTAAAgctatagttttctttctaaacgcatcAGTTTCACATTTCGAGAACCTTCAAACTTCAGTtccaaacactccttaccatACCAATATACCATACATACATACCAATATAACTTagttacttagatacttagatggcccgtcttcattggacgtgcgggccctaccatcttttccactcttttcgtttcctcgccattgtcatccaagatgttctcaaatttCGTGAGCGACATTAACGAGGTcgttgagccgtatccagctgaacTCCACAGGAAACCCTCTCCGCTTCCTTGTTTACGTTATTAGGTGGTCTAAGGTCATGTCCATGTTGTCCTAAGGATACTCGCACATTAAAACTGGAAAAGTTCTCCTTGTCGAAAAAAAGGTTCTTGGCGGAGGCGGTAaaagaagatctgaggacGATCGGCGTTAACAGGCAGTTCAGTCAAATGTAAAGTTTTGGAGATTACCCAATGGCAACCGATTgacaaaacatcaacatcctTCCTGaccttctgaagtagtcacaAAGAAACGTCTTCAAAGTGGGTGTTACAGCCCAACgcggctatccgcatcttcgtcgGGGTGTGTCCTCCTTAAACATATCCGAGCCTATCCTGTTCCATTTGCAGCTCGCATAAAATCTATCATAAAATCCGCCGCTATTTCATGATCTGCGATTCTTTACGTCTCGAATAAACTGTCTCGGGTCTTCTTTTACCATTTCCTTCCAAAACCTCCTTTTACATCTGGGAAACTTTTTTCGGCAAGGTCAAGCGTGTacttagaaaaaaaccctCCTGAAAAAGACCCCCGCCCTTCATTGAAGACCTTCCAGAAAACGACCCGAGTTGTCAATATCGTCAAGAGCCGTCCCTAGTCAACGTCACAATCACTTTCTGTTCCACCTCCTATTCCTAGCATcaccgtttctttttttacatgtTAAATCTACAGTGTCACACCACGCTCCTCAGTGTGGCCTATGCCATTATTGCTAGGAATTGTGATTTGCCTGTCGCTCTTCACGACCTTGAGTAACGGAAGTATTTGTATGCTACCCCTTTCAAAACTCAAGCGTGTGACGAGATTTTCCGTCGGGGGTCGTGAAGGGAGGGGTCACAGAGGGGATCATAAGGGAGTGGAGAGTTGCGCAGTAGTTGAAGGGAGTATATCATGAAAATCAGGGCAAAATGTGTAATTTTATATAATTGTACGGAGTGCGTGTGGCACAatcagtaagaggttccgttgtgtGTGCACGAttgatggttcggaaccgcccaGGTTCGAAATCGAAACCTaaacccttcatccctccctccggggtcgataaattgataccagacttgtctggaaggataaaaacgctgacttcaTTTATCGGCTGTCCCCGCACGTTATTACATtatatcaaaaaatattaatattaaagaaCTGCATATATTACAATGAATTATATCAAGGTTTGTGCGTAGGAGagttcaacattttgttttaacAACACACAATGTGTTGATATTGTGACAGTGGGACCGTCCAGGTTTGACACCCCTCTGAGCCTAATTTTTACAGTAAAGGTACAAACTTGATGCTACtccaagaaaatgaaattttgatatCACATaattttcagcagtttaatCGTGggtttaataaaatttaatggccagaaaagctcagattctgtgcattCGGTTTTGTTATGTTTGAAAGACTACAAAGAACTTTGTGATGAAAGCACCTCGATGAATAATTTAGCTAGTATTTCATAAGAGAAAGTTTCCCAccaaaatatgcaaaatagTCGCACCACTGTTTTTTCGGTAcctcatagtttttttttatttagatgGGAAGAACTGAAAATTCCGCGATTTGTTCTCGATATTTCCCACCAAAAAGTTGAGAGAAAAGGTGATCCTATGGACcccatttttctctttgtcgTCATGTTATGTGCTTTAGTCACTATTTAACGATATTTCGTAGATTTTACTATTTCAACATCATTTCAACAAATATATTTTCCCTGCTATTTGGTTCTCTCAGCTACCGAAATTCACATTTGCCATTTATTGCCCTGCTAATTTTcgacgttgttttttttttcaaaacacatgaaatttctATTATATTGAATTAGCAGTAACGGAGAACTGTGGCAACAACTTTGGAAGGGGTAGGGGGGAGGAGGTAGAAGGTATTTGAGAAAGCCGTGTTCCATCACCACGCCTGACACGCCCCGCAGCAGCGCGTGCGCGCCCGTACGTACGAGATACCCTTCTGGTTGCCTTTTTTCCACTAGCCACGTCCGCTACACTTACATGCACATGATAGACTATAtattaccagcctgaacgtccggctaaagcaggacttcaggcttttttggtgttcgcttaactcgccttcaccgatctataagaaataacaatagcgacattatttgtaaaattagaattgcttttttttctatcaacgctctcttcaatttttttttacccgaaaagcTACGCATAGATTAAAGATTTTACGGTTTctccctaaacgcgtcagttctttatttggagaacaatctaacttgattttacatctatgtttctctcaaatctccataatttggaaacattattcaaagtatgagtttcctccgttctcaactattagaaAACAATAATGTGCTAACGTGAAATGacgaatatcactatcgtagtggtAAAAATAACCTTCagcgtcagatcgcgtaaactgttacCTACCATGTATTGCATAGTAGTATCACGGAGatatgctgggaaatagatatccgaagggaccatagaaacccattctaccgccttGGGGCTCCCTCGCAataatccgacgcagtggaacttGTCTCTCCCCACTccatagctttctggcaccggagcaccattccgacccctTGGGACTCGTTCCACCTCAATTtcacagctatctggctccgaaGCAGAAATTCgtcgccgtaggacccgtctcacctaATTTTACCGCTTACCACGttgaggctccagcgcaccaaaccgacgccatggtatccgtctccctctctctttggaatttcttgagtGAGACACAAACACAGACGcccacacgtgacagaataagctcgttattacatagtttgcaaatttggaagtaaacATATCAAAGGCAACATACACGGATGTTAGACAATGGTGtgatacacacacacaatgCTTTGCTGCGCTACATGAAACACGTATTTAAGAAAGAGCGCAATGGTTGCAATGGTCCTACCCACTGTTATTTTATTGCTCGTGCACGATAAAATGTGTAAAACAGTCATTCATTcttgccccccccccccccttctcGGGCCCTGGGAATCTGGAAAAAGCCGgagtttttttccaatgtgGAATATTAAAAGCAATAATCGACATTCCAACGTTTTCCTGTGTACATCATTGCACTAGGTGTCTATGAAAGTGTTGGTTTGTACCAAAGCTGACAACGAAAACTGAGAAGTGCCTTTAAATTCCATACCACCGAAGACGACTTGAGATTTTAGAACTTTGAACTGGTGTCGACTAcgcaaaattctctttttttgaatggaaaGGGCTACCCTGAACTCACGTAAAGGAATTTCCTGAACTTTCCGCGATCACGGTCATCACGTCTTCTTTGTATAGCAAGAACATTATCTGCTTCCTGCGTTACGCGCGTCGATCCTCCAAAATGTTGTATGTCGAGATCGTTGTCGCTCTTAATTGAAAGCACCCATTCGGATTTGTATTAATTCATGTTCTAGACGAAATTGAAAGGTAATTTACATCAGTTTTTCTCGGGTGGACAACCATCGTCACGTGCACGCCATGTTGCGATACAAGAGATCTCATGTGACCCACAAACCGGTCCTGAAACTTAGTATGTAACTTTCTTAATGTAATTCATTTGCAAGTCTTTTGCTTAATGCGGAATGAACATTGTGTATAAGGCCTCTAGgatcagaaaaacaaaatattatagtTTTAGCACACAAGATTTAATTGTCCTTCTTTTGTGGGTTGTAGAGTTGGAGAAGCTTTAACTATAGAAACGTTGCCTAGCATACACATTATAAGATCAGGACTCTACATGAACTTCAGTAGACATCCGAAGGTTATCTTTCGCTGCCTTCGCTGGCAGCTCATCTCGAACCAACTCTCTCATGCGAGTAGATGCGGAACTGGCACTTATTCATCACAGGAGGCTGCTCACCTGCATATAACACAGAACCTGCAACAACACACCTGCATAAAAAAACGTTCTAGGCTGCTTGATTGTTCATCACTCATTGTTGACTGGTTTACGAGGAACTGCAAGTTGTCTATCACAACATGCTGACAACCGCTATTGATCACCTGGCCACGGATAGCCTGAAGAGAGAGATTCTAAGACGTACATGTATTACATTTCCATGACTAACCGATGCAATCTGATTAATGCTCTTTTCTCTAAATTCGGTGGTCTTCATTATAGCCAGCGGTCCCTTGGTACGCTCGAATCTATCCAACCACATATCAATAGCGCTGCTGTACTCAACACGATAAAGTGGTACCCTATAAAACTAATCATGTACATCTGTACATAAAACTTCAGACAGATTTCCAACAAACTATGAGCTCGCACATGGAAACAAAACCATTCATCATTAATATGACCGCAAATTGCTCTAGCGCAGTGAGCATTGAATCGGCACAGTTCAAAATTAAGTCTGATTAGACCGGTCATGGCGCTTTCTTTTTGCAACTGTCATTCGTTCCAGAAAATAGAGACGATCATAGAACTATGCAGATTCATTGAAGCATGCAAAAACTTTAGACATTATCATAGACTACATAATCAGCTCACTTGATTCCATTTTTATATGTGAGAGTACGCGCCAGACTTCGAAGGTGTGAAGGACTAGACAAATACTCAATTTAAGATTTTGAactcaaatgaaatgaaactaaaggaatttgaagcaagaaaaaattcgggAGATACCGCACCCAGCATATTGCACGAGCATCCATTTCAGTATTTTCTCCTCCGGCATTTCAAAACTACAGAACAAGGTTCGCACCTGCAACGCTCAAATAAACCTATGTTTGTTAGAAACCTTTGTTAGAAACGGACCCCTTGAGTGAATAAGTCAAGAGCATATTCACATAGGAATGTGGTTTTTCCGAATCCGGTTCCACCTGTAAGTACAGTCAGCTCACCAGGACGAAGACCCAGCAGGTACTTGTTGAGAGAAGCAAAGCGTTTCCACTGAAAAAGGTGAACATTAACACAGACGTTATTACTAGTAGAAAATAGGTGGTCGTTGGCACTGGGAGAATGTTCTCAGTCGTACTTGGGACACCGCTAGAGCTTCCATCGAGCAGTTTGCGAAGAGCTGTTTGCGAAGATCTGTTCCTTATCAAATTTCGTGTCAAAAAACGGTATATAGCAAGGTAGCGTAATGACAGCAAAAAATCATCCCCATTTGCAGTCGGCCCCAATTGCATTGGTGGGGTACACTTGCACCCAAACTAAAAAAGAGACCATCAGACATAATTTTCCTTTGAGTAACAtgtaaaataaacgaaa is a window encoding:
- a CDS encoding hypothetical protein (NECATOR_CHRX.G24239.T1), whose translation is MEALAVSQWKRFASLNKYLLGLRPGELTVLTGGTGFGKTTFLCEYALDLFTQGVRTLFCSFEMPEEKILKWMLVQYAGPSHLRSLARTLTYKNGIKVPLYRVEYSSAIDMWLDRFERTKGPLAIMKTTEFREKSINQIASAIRGQVINSGCQHVVIDNLQFLVNQSTMSDEQSSSLERFFMQDRFVGHMRSLVSQHGVHVTMVVHPRKTDSDNDLDIQHFGGSTRVTQEADNVLAIQRRRDDRDRGKFRKFLYILKNRYGGHRVETDQLEMLFQPGTYSHTIIDHSLKI